The sequence GGCTCGCGTCGACTGATCGTCGCGTCGGTCGTCGGAATGGGCAGCGGGTTCTTTATGCTCGCGCTCGCGCCGAACGTTTACGTGCTGATGGTAGCGATCATCATCTGGGGCGTCGCCGCGAGCGTCTACCACCCCGCTGGGCTGTCGCTGATCAGCCGCGGCGCGAAGAACCGCGGAACGGTGTTCGCCTACCACGGCGTCGGCGGTAACATCGGAACCGCGTTCGGCCCGCTGCTGACCGCATCGTTGCTGCTCTTTCTTGACTGGCGGGTCGTCGTCGTCGCCCTTACGGTACCGGCCGTCGCCGTCGTCGCGTTCGGTTCGCTGATCGAGTTCAACGAGGACGCTGCAACCGCGGCCGACGGGGGCGACGACTCGAGCGACGAGCGGTCGTCGATGGATCTCAAGTCGATCGTCGACGACTCGCGGCTGCTTCTCACCACGGGCTTTCTGCTTACGTTTGCCGCGATCATGATCTACGGAATCTACTACCGCGGACTGCTGACGTTCCTGCCCGACATGATCGGCGGTCTCCCCCAGTTCGAGACCTACGAGATCTTCGGACAGGAAGCCGAGCCGGCCCAGTACATCTACACGGGGATCCTGATGGTCGGGATCCTCGGCCAGTACGCCGGCGGACGGATCACCGACCACGTACGGACGGAGTACGCGTTCCTTTCGTCGCTGACCGCCCTCGGCGTCCTGGCGTTTGTCTTCATCCCGTCGGTCGGCTGGGGGCTCGCGCCGTTCCTGCTGGTCTGTGCCGCCATCGGCTTTTTCCTCTACGCAACTGCGCCGATCTACCAGGTTGTGATCGCGGAGTACGCTGCTGCCGACGTTCACGGCCTCTCCTACGGCTACGCCTACCTCGGCATGTTCGGCTTCGGCGCGGCGGGTGCCGCGCTCGCCGGCTCGTTGCTCACCTACGCGAACGAGACGGTGCTGCTCGGAACGCTTGGTGCGCTCGCGCTGGTCGGCGCCGGGATCGTCCTCGTTCTGCTTGCGCTGTACAGTGGGAATGAGTAACTAACAACAAGATTTAATACCGTTATCTCGCATGCTTGGGGTATGGTAGCCAGAGCTAGCCACGGAATTCTCGACGATATTACCGTCGTCGATCTCACGACGTTCGTGACCGGCGGGTTCGCGACCCTGATGCTCGCGAACCAGGGCGCGGAAGTGATCAAGGTCGAACGGCCGAAAGTCGGCGACGACAGTCGCCACTCCGGTCCGCCGTTCGTCGACGTCGACGAGTACGAAGGAACGGGGCGAGGCGGCCTCCGAGCACGGCGAGTCGCCGTACTTCTGGACGGTCAACTACGACAAGCGAAGCGTCGAACTCGACCTCAAGTCCGAGGAGGGGTACGAAATCTGCCGGAAGCTGATCGACGAGGCCGACGTCGTCGTCGAGAACTTCAGACCCGGAACGGCCGAACGCCTCGGGCTCGGCTACGAGGACCTGGCCGAGGACCACCCTGAACTGGTCTACTGTTCGATCTCCGCGTTCGGCGACTCCGGCCCCTGGAGCGACCGTCCCGGCTACGACCTGCTGATCCAGGGAATGAGCGGCATGATGAGCGTCACCGGTCCCGAGGACGGCGACCCCGTCAAGGTCGGCCTCCCACAGACGGACCTGATCACTGCGATGTGGTCCGCGTTCGGGATCGTCAACGCGCTCTACCGGCGCGAGCGGACCGGCGAGGGCGAGCGCGTCGAACTCGGGATGCTCGACGCGTCGCTGCCCTGGCTGACAAAACAGGCCGCGAAGGCGTTCGTCGGCGAGGAGCCGGGTCGGATGGGAACGAAAGATCCCGTTCTCGCGCCTTACCAGAGCTACCCGACCGCGGACGGCTACCTGAACGTCGCCTGCGGCAACCAGAAGCTATGGGAACAGCTCTGCGAAGAGATCGGTCGCGAGGAGCTCGCCACTGATCCCCGGTTCGAATCTAACGCCGATCGGGTCGAGAACATGGACGTCCTCGAGGAGGAGCTCGCCGAGACGTTCACCGAGCGGTCGACCGACGAGTGGGTCGAGCGCCTCGCCGAGGACGCGGGTCTCCCGGTGGGGCCGGTCTACAGCGTCGACGAGGCCCTGAACAACGAACAGGTCACTGCACGGGGCGCGGTCGAGACGCGTTCCCACCCCGCGGCCGGAGAGATACCGATCCTCGAGCATCCGTTGAACTTCTCGGAGTCCGAAAGCGGGTTTGACGAGGCGCCGCCCATGCTGGGCGAGGACACCGAGGCGGTCGTCGAGGCGCTGGGCTACTCGGAGCAGGAGATCGAGGAGCTCCGCGAGAAGGGCGTACTGTCCGGATAGCTCGATCGAGAGACCTCAGGAGCTGCCGCACCGTCGAGCCTGCCAGCGGCACGTGACCCCTGCAGCGTCGAAAGCGATACCTCGCGGTATCGCGGCGATAGCCCCGCATACGGTCGGAAACGGACTGCGGGCGTCGAAGGATTTATGATAATGCTCGGGAGTAGGAGTAGGTAGCCTTCGCCGGAGCAAACACTATGGACGTCAATCAAGCGATCGCACGTACCCTGAAAGAGGAAGGAGTAGAGTACCTGTTCGGATTCCCGAGCAACCCGCTTTTCGACACCGGTGCGGCCGAAGAGGAAGGGATTCGAACTATCATTACTAGACAGGAACGGACCGCTGTCCACATGGCCGACGCCGTCGGCCGACTGAGTTCGGGCAACCGCGTCGGCGCGTTCGCGTGCCAGCACGGTCCCGGAACGGAGAACTCGTTCGGCGGCGTCGCACAGGCCTACGGCGAGTCCGCACCGATCGTCGCGATTCCGGCCGGCTACGACGAGGCGAAGACCGACGTCGACCCCAAGTTCAACTCGCTGGTCAACTACCAGCACGTGAGCAAGTCCTGCGAGCAGCTGACCAAACCCGACGCTGTCGGTGAAACGATGCGTCGCGCGTTCAGCGCGGCCCGGAACGGTCGTCCGCGTCCGGCTGTCGTCGAAGTGCCCAAGGACGTCTTCTACACCGACCTCTCCGAGGAGTTCGAGTACCAGCCGACGTCGTCGAACCGAACCGGCCCCGATCCGAACGAAGTCGACGAGATCGCGGACGTTCTGCTGGCGGCCGAGAATCCCGTGATCTTCGCCGGGCAGGGCGTCCACTACGCCGAGGGGTGGGACGAGCTACGGGAGCTGGCCGAGACCCTCGAGGCACCCGTCGCGACCAGCCTCAACGGGAAAAGCGCCTTCCCGGAGGACCACCCGCTGTCGCTTGGCGCCGCCAGCAAGAGCGAACCGGGCCAGCTCGCACACTTTATGCGGGAGGCCGACGTCCTGTTCGGGATCGGCTGTAGCTTCACCGACACTGCCTACGGGCTCACCGTTCCCGACGGACCGACGATCGTCCACTCGACGCTCGACTCGACGGACATCGACAAGGACGTCGAATCCGACTACTCGCTGGTCGGCGACGCCAAGCTGACCCTGGACGCGCTGGTCGATTCGGTCGGGGCACAAGTCGACGACTCCCGCGGCCGGTTCGACGACGTCGTCGGCGAGATCGAGGACGCACGTGAGGCGTGGCTCGACAAGTGGCGACCGAAGCTCACCGCCGACGAGACGCCGATCAACCCCTACCGCGTGATCAACGAGCTCACCGAGGTCCTCAACGCCGAGGAGACGATCATTACCCACGACGCGGGCAACCCGCGGGACTTCCTGGCGCCGTTCTGGGAGTCGACCGAGCCGCTGTCGTACATCGGCTGGGGGAAGACGACCCAGCTCGGCTACGGGCTCGGCCTCGCAATGGGCGCGAAGCTGCTCCACCCCGACAAGCTCTGTGTCAATCTCATGGGCGACGGCGCGATCGGGATGACCGGGCTGGACTTCGAGACGGCCGCCCGCGAGGAGATCCCGATCCTGACGATCCACCTGAACAACTACGAGATGGCCGCCTACGACACGCCGTTCTCCGGGGACTTCGCCGACGTCGGCGAGGCGCTGGGCGGCTACGGCGAGCGCGTCGAGGACCCCGACGAGGTCGGGCCGGCGATCGAGCGCGCCGTCGAACAGACCGAGTCCGGCACGCCCGCGCTGCTCGAGATCATCACCTCGAAGGAGACCGAGCTCTCGCGGCCGGACCTCGAGTAGGACGGCACGGCCGAACGCTCTTCTATCTACTTTCGCTCAGTAAGCCGTCGCTCCCGTTCGAAAACGGTTCGAGAAAAACGGTCGAGCGCGTCAGTCGCCGAACGCGCCGCCCTCGCTCCACTCCTCGAGGGTCGTCTGATCGTCCGCGAGCTCGTCGAACACGTCCTCGGTGTGCTCGCCCAGCCGCGGCGCCGGCGAGCGCACGACGGCGTCGTGATCGGGGTAGTTGATCGGGTGACCCGGTAGTAGACACTCCCCCCAGTCGGGGTCCTCGTGGGAAACGACGAGGTTGCGGGCGTCGGTCTGCTCGTCCGCGACGACGTCGGCCACATCGTTGATCGGGCCACAGGGGAAGTTCGCAGCCGTCAGCTGCTCGAGCCAGTGCTCGGTGGACTCCTCCTCGAGGGCCGCCTGGATCAGCTCCGTCACGCGCTCGGCGTTGTCCTGGCGGTCGTCGTTGGTCGGGTACTCCCGCAGCTCCTCTGCGCCGACGAGATCGACGAAGTCGTCCCAGCGCTCGTCGCTGGGGACGCCGGTGACGATCGCGCCGTCGGCGGTCTCGAAGCGCTGGTAGGGAACGAGCGTCTGGTGGGTCACGCCCTGGGGTCCGGGAACGGAGCCGTCCATCGAGTACTCCGTGAGGTACTCGTTGAGCAGGGTGACGATCGAGTCGAACAGGCCGACGTCGAACTTGCCGACGAACGCGTCGGCGTCCTCGGCGCGGTCGCGCTCGGAGAGCCGCGCGAGGACGCCCATCGCGGCGAACATCCCCGTGGTGAGATCGCCGATCGCCTGGCCGACCTTGACGGGCTCGCCGTCCTCGGGGCCGGTGACGCTCATGATTCCGCCCTCGGCCTGGAGGATGAGATCGAGCCCCGGCTGGGCTCGCTTGGGACCGGTCTCGCCGTACCCCTTGATGCTGGCGTAGACGATCTCGGGATTGTGCTCGCTGATCTCGTCGTAACCGATCCCGAGCTTGTCGGTGACGCCGTAGCCGAAGTTCTCGACGAACACGTCGGCGCTGGCGATCAGCTCGCGGGCGGCCTCCGTGCCCGCGTCGGTCTTGAGATCGAGGGTGACCGAGCGCTTGTTGCGGTTGTTCGCCATGAAATAACCCGACTTGCCCTCGGGGCCGATCCCCTGGGATCGGGCCGGGTCGCCGACGCCCGGCCGCTCGATCTTCACGACGTCGGCGCCCATATCGGCGAGCAACGCGCCACAGAACGGTCCGGCACGGTGACCGGTCATCTCGACTACCGAGACGTCGGCGAGCGGTCCCCCGGTCATTGTCCCTCGTTGAACTCGTCGACCAGCTCGCGGCGCTCGTCGGTGGCGAACTGCTCCCACCAGATCTCGGCCTCCTGTTCCCGCGCCGTCTCGAGACTGTCGGCGTGTACCGCGCCGTTGATCGCGCGCTTGGAGTTTTTCACCGCCTCGCGGCCGGTGTCCTGGATCCCGTCGACGATCCCGTCGACGGTCTCGTCTAGCTCCTCGCGCGGGACGGCGTGGTTGACCAGTCCGATCCGCTCGGCCTCGTCGGCGTCGATCATCCCTGCGGTGTAGACGAGCTCTTTGGCCTTGGCCTCGCCGACCAGTTCGACCGCCCGCCAGGTCGAGCCGCCGGTCGGGATCTGGCCGATGTTCGCCGTCGGCACGCCGAACTTCGCGTCGTTGACGGCGATCCGAAGATCGCAGTACATCGCGAAGATCAGACCGCCGCCGACGCAGTAGCCGTTGATCTTCGCGATCACCGGCGCGTGACAGTCGTACGGCTTCTGGTACATCTCGTAGAACAGCTCCTGGCGGTCCTTCTGGAGCGGGTCGTGGTCCTCGGCCGTCCCGGCGTACTGGGAGATGTCGGCGCCCGCGGAGAAGGCGTCCTCGCCCTCGCCGGTAATCACCACGGCGTCGATGTCGCGGTTCAGCTGGATCTCGTCGAACGCGCGCTTGAGATCGAGCATGACCTCGTTGTTGAGCGCGTTGTAGACCTCGGGACGGTGGAACTCGATCGTCGCGATCCCGTCGTCGACGTCGACGGTAATGCTTTCATAAGCACTGTAGCTAACCATACCCCCTTGTTGGTGAGTCTCTCGCAAAAAATTTTGTATTACGGCGTCAGCCGCTTCGGCTTGCCCTGGACGGACCTCCGGTCACTCGGTCCGAAGCGAGACGACGGGCGTCGAGGCGTTCAACAGAATCGACTGGACGACGCTTCCGAACAGCGCCTTCCCGACCGGCGACCGTTTGCGTCCGGCGATCACGAGGTAACTCGCCCCCTCCTTGTCGGCGTAGTTGACGACCTCGTCGGCCGGATCGCCGAGCAATCCGACCGGGGTCGCCTCGACACCGACGTCCTCGATCGCCTCCGCGGCGATCGCTTCGGCGATCTCGACGACATCCGCTACCGGTACCGTCTCCCCCGTCTCGCTGACGTTCGTCCGTTCGAGGGAGACGAACTCG comes from Natronococcus occultus SP4 and encodes:
- a CDS encoding MFS transporter; this translates as MDENDRSITGFTMLAHGIFHTYELSIPIFIVIWLDVFDVSAFVLGLVVSVGYGLIGVGAIPSGLLSDTYGSRRLIVASVVGMGSGFFMLALAPNVYVLMVAIIIWGVAASVYHPAGLSLISRGAKNRGTVFAYHGVGGNIGTAFGPLLTASLLLFLDWRVVVVALTVPAVAVVAFGSLIEFNEDAATAADGGDDSSDERSSMDLKSIVDDSRLLLTTGFLLTFAAIMIYGIYYRGLLTFLPDMIGGLPQFETYEIFGQEAEPAQYIYTGILMVGILGQYAGGRITDHVRTEYAFLSSLTALGVLAFVFIPSVGWGLAPFLLVCAAIGFFLYATAPIYQVVIAEYAAADVHGLSYGYAYLGMFGFGAAGAALAGSLLTYANETVLLGTLGALALVGAGIVLVLLALYSGNE
- a CDS encoding thiamine pyrophosphate-requiring protein, with the translated sequence MDVNQAIARTLKEEGVEYLFGFPSNPLFDTGAAEEEGIRTIITRQERTAVHMADAVGRLSSGNRVGAFACQHGPGTENSFGGVAQAYGESAPIVAIPAGYDEAKTDVDPKFNSLVNYQHVSKSCEQLTKPDAVGETMRRAFSAARNGRPRPAVVEVPKDVFYTDLSEEFEYQPTSSNRTGPDPNEVDEIADVLLAAENPVIFAGQGVHYAEGWDELRELAETLEAPVATSLNGKSAFPEDHPLSLGAASKSEPGQLAHFMREADVLFGIGCSFTDTAYGLTVPDGPTIVHSTLDSTDIDKDVESDYSLVGDAKLTLDALVDSVGAQVDDSRGRFDDVVGEIEDAREAWLDKWRPKLTADETPINPYRVINELTEVLNAEETIITHDAGNPRDFLAPFWESTEPLSYIGWGKTTQLGYGLGLAMGAKLLHPDKLCVNLMGDGAIGMTGLDFETAAREEIPILTIHLNNYEMAAYDTPFSGDFADVGEALGGYGERVEDPDEVGPAIERAVEQTESGTPALLEIITSKETELSRPDLE
- a CDS encoding CaiB/BaiF CoA transferase family protein; translation: MTGGPLADVSVVEMTGHRAGPFCGALLADMGADVVKIERPGVGDPARSQGIGPEGKSGYFMANNRNKRSVTLDLKTDAGTEAARELIASADVFVENFGYGVTDKLGIGYDEISEHNPEIVYASIKGYGETGPKRAQPGLDLILQAEGGIMSVTGPEDGEPVKVGQAIGDLTTGMFAAMGVLARLSERDRAEDADAFVGKFDVGLFDSIVTLLNEYLTEYSMDGSVPGPQGVTHQTLVPYQRFETADGAIVTGVPSDERWDDFVDLVGAEELREYPTNDDRQDNAERVTELIQAALEEESTEHWLEQLTAANFPCGPINDVADVVADEQTDARNLVVSHEDPDWGECLLPGHPINYPDHDAVVRSPAPRLGEHTEDVFDELADDQTTLEEWSEGGAFGD
- a CDS encoding enoyl-CoA hydratase/isomerase family protein, with protein sequence MVSYSAYESITVDVDDGIATIEFHRPEVYNALNNEVMLDLKRAFDEIQLNRDIDAVVITGEGEDAFSAGADISQYAGTAEDHDPLQKDRQELFYEMYQKPYDCHAPVIAKINGYCVGGGLIFAMYCDLRIAVNDAKFGVPTANIGQIPTGGSTWRAVELVGEAKAKELVYTAGMIDADEAERIGLVNHAVPREELDETVDGIVDGIQDTGREAVKNSKRAINGAVHADSLETAREQEAEIWWEQFATDERRELVDEFNEGQ
- a CDS encoding universal stress protein, giving the protein MTVVAAIDRSDRADSVITHAHQLGEALDEPVEVVHVLTRDEFVSLERTNVSETGETVPVADVVEIAEAIAAEAIEDVGVEATPVGLLGDPADEVVNYADKEGASYLVIAGRKRSPVGKALFGSVVQSILLNASTPVVSLRTE